The segment ATCTTTGTGTTGGCGGGATGCTTAGTTCGATTCGATACTCAAACCAAGTTCATAATCTTTTCTAAGAGAAAAATTACGTTCAAGGATTTGAATGCTCTCCAGtaagctctctctctctctctctctagctctttaattaatctttttatgaattttaatttctcgTTAATTACCATAAATTACAatggtttaattttttgtataatgtGATATTAGAGCTTTGGTTTATGCTGCTTTCGGGGCTGCGGGATATAATCTTCTTCAATTGAGTAGATGCACTTTCTTTATAATTTGCTTTCATGGAAATTTGTCAAAGAGTTCTTACAGATATCTTGCTTGGATTTGTTACTTGTTGGACCAGGTATTTCCCTTGACATATATgttgtatgatttttttttaaatttgcaaaTTAAATTGGTCAAACATGATTTTCTTCTAATTCTGTATTTTGCAGTATAAATAATTTCCTATTATTTTCTGGGAATATATTCACAGAAGTCCGATTTGGGTCGTTTTTTCTCACatatcaaaaattataataaaaaatatttttccctGATTacaaaaacttattattttaatttcgttggattaaattgtattttttataagacaaaataaaaatttttttttttcaattttttatcaaattttttgcattagatagggataaaattaacAGTGATCATCTTTTGAATAAAATGTTCACTTTATTATAACattagggtttgcaaatcacTTGTTGAATAAACCTCTAAATTTAATTGCACTTGCATCAAACTTTAAGAGTGTTTATGTTTTAAAGCCGATAAAACACATACAAAATTTTAGGTTCAGATATTCGATcgtattttgttaaaaaatttaaaccccTAGTTGATTGAGCATTGGCTAATGCAAAAGACAATTACTTTGTAACATTGAACACAACAATagtctaaataatttttttaatattagccgacgataataataattaattaacaacgAGGTTCCTATTTTAGACGTTATTAAGTAAGATGATTAATAATTAAGTTATGGGTTTTGTATATAATTGCTTTCTAGCTAGTATATTTTCTTCCTCAATTGGTGAAATAGTAGAAGGATTGAAATGATGCATGAAGtagtgaaaaaataaatgaaaaggaAATTGGTTCATGTATAGTTGGTGAAGAATTAAGAGCCTCCCCAAGTATACATTCATTATTGTACCTTCTGGTAGGTATGGGGGCTGATTTTATGGAGAATTAAGAGCCTCCAACTTGAAGCATTCATTTTGAAACAAACTAATCACCGTACGTAGACGAGTACGACTACATGCAGGCATTTCATATAATTGATGTCTTGATCTCTACAATGAAactttgattattgaataagtgtaaagtaaaatattttacctagcattaatatgtattttaatgtCAAAATGTGTTAAAAAGCTGATGTTGATGtgcttaatatataaatgaaacaGTTAGTGGTTTACCTTACATTTGCGACCAACTCAACAGCAATTGAGCAATCAATGCTAGTAGTAACAGGGATGAAGGAATATCAGTGGGCAAAATGGTGCTACAAATACACAAGATTCTGCTTCCAGATCGGGGGAGCCATTTTCTGTTCCTATGTTGCTTGTTGTCTTATGGCTTTTACAACCTTCCTCTCTGCCTTCAATTTGTTTCGGCTCTATTCCCCCAACAAGTTCCTCTGCTTAAAAAACGCATGAGGctctttttatttgtatttgaatATTGTATGAGTTAAGAGTCTCATTAATAAGACATCTAATGTCACAGTCCTTAGTTGGAGCTTGATGGGTCTATTTCTACTCATTTAATTCTGTGACCAATTTGTTCAACACTGATGTTAAACTGGGGAAGAGCTTGGCAAATGGAGGCCCGCCCAAGCCCTTTGGAGACACATCGTGGCCTGGACCAGGCCCTATGTCGGGGATAGTGGACCAGGCCCAGGCCGAAACCCTTGtgtccatatttttttatattaatttttttattaatttacaattataaattttattatacttcttacgcttattttaattttattaatattataacacATCTAAAATacttactttttaaattttaaaatgcaaaAAACCCATTGTGTCTTTTCTCTATCTCACCGCCGCTTTTCTCTCCATCAAAatcaaaagcaaaagcaaataatttaaaaaaacaaagagaaagtgAGCGTGGCTTTGAAAAACAAAGTTACATGCATTTGCGAAAAAGATAACCCTTGTGGGATAAGGactgaaaaaaaagaagagcaCTTGAAAGTATGATTTGTGGTCCTTGCTGAACCACCTTTGGTTTTACAGGCATTCTTCTTTTTATGGGTCCTTCATTGACACGGTAGGAGACCAGGCTAGGCCCCCATTTTTAGCATAGCTCCCAAAGGCACGATTCACTGTTATAGCGGACagtacaaaaaattaaaatataaaaaattataaatttttgatttatcaataactaaatttaaaaaattatgttttctaataaaaaaaaacatcgAAAGAAAATTATAGTGTAATGAGAAATAAAACCTAGacctatttataaaaaaaaagttaagtttttaaaatcacCCTCATTTATATGGAATAACCAAAActttagatttaattaaaacGTGATTCttgaatctttatttataatgggtgaaaaaatttattagagagTATTTTTCCAATATAAGACAATTTTTGTAAGAGTATAAAGTGCAAAAGTGTCTCACATTGAAAAGATACACCTCAACAACTTCcttaacttattatatataaagggtaagtattaagtttaaatcaaattttaattttaattgtgcaTATAAGTGAGATTGATTATAAGAACTCAATTCACTAATTATAAATAAGGgtattttctttctaattacGATTCAATTTCCTAACATGTTtccttttattagaaaacataattttaaaaaattattttattaataatattaatagatcGACCTATTAAAAACTCACGAATTGACCTGTTAAAGACACATTATAATGCAGATCATGTCACAGgccttagatttttttttactagTCCCATGTGGCCCATAGGTACAATGGATTGTGTTGAAACTACTCTAACACGAGTCATTGTCATCTCTAGTCCTTAATCcgaaaaaagttattttattagtttgtttTAGCCACCATATAggatcataataataataataatacttctCTACGAGGGATTAATGACTCTGAACAATTGTTGAGTTAATTTAGGTTTGATAGAAGTACAATTGAAGAGTTTAATCACGTTTGCAAGAGTGTGGTTTGAGAAATTGACTCAATAAAATCAATCTTcattttcatattcaaatttcattcttaaAACCACTAAAATAGATTTCATTTACCgtcatttaaaatcattcaaaaatttcaatattttttttgcaaCCAATTAGAGAATGAAGCGAGCTTAAGACCTGAGAATGGATGGACTCAGGCTGAATTTAACAATTGGcatcttaaaagttaaatcATTCAAATTAGTTGACAAGGAAAAGGAGGCCAAGGAAGGAGAAGTTAAAGTGAAGTTTTTGACGTGGTTGTCGCTGCTGTTGAGACATGAAGA is part of the Mangifera indica cultivar Alphonso chromosome 13, CATAS_Mindica_2.1, whole genome shotgun sequence genome and harbors:
- the LOC123194391 gene encoding CASP-like protein 2C1, with protein sequence MDKQKTEAFLRLCSILIFVLAGCLVRFDTQTKFIIFSKRKITFKDLNALQALVYAAFGAAGYNLLQLSRCTFFIICFHGNLSKSSYRYLAWICYLLDQLVVYLTFATNSTAIEQSMLVVTGMKEYQWAKWCYKYTRFCFQIGGAIFCSYVACCLMAFTTFLSAFNLFRLYSPNKFLCLKNA